From the genome of Grus americana isolate bGruAme1 chromosome 9, bGruAme1.mat, whole genome shotgun sequence, one region includes:
- the MTERF4 gene encoding transcription termination factor 4, mitochondrial: protein MAGRLLRGCGRAVAAGRALVPRALPAAPGLCPRRGCGETAALRAMGFSEEQARRLLGLEPRLGLQRREAAAAQLLLLGLSAEAALGLLERIPAVLRMPAERLQERTAELRRLGLDGGQLQRAVSRCPQLFTLPRRRMAAAVRLLREQCLFTAEQLREVLGTCPAVLLEEPRSLHHHFQYAYFRMGVQQKEMVKARLFRMPFAELRNRHIFLERRGLYQTPHKGQTQTSNPKLKDILQLPEKDFLASLARSTPEEYEVFKKLLAREEEEEAKEEEDGEEDRDALYAEDDEDLDK, encoded by the exons ATGGCGGGGCGGCTGCTGCGCGGCTGCGGGCGGGCGGTAGCGGCGGGCCGGGCCCTGGTGCCCCGCGCCCTCCCCGCCGCGCCCGGGCTGTGCCCCCGCCGCGGCTGCGGGGAGACGGCGGCGCTGCGGGCCATGGGCTTCAGCGAGGAGCAGGCCCGgcggctcctggggctggagccCCGGCTCGGCCTGCAGcgccgggaggcggcggcggcgcagctgctgctgctggggctcagcGCCGAGGCCGCCCTGGGCCTGCTGGAGCGGATCCCGGCGGTGCTGCGGATGCCGGCGGAGCGGCTGCAGGAGCGCACGGCGGAGCTGCGGCGCCTGGGGCTCGACGGAG GTCAGCTGCAGCGGGCGGTGAGCCGCTGCCCCCAGCTCTTCACCTTGCCCCGGAGGAGGATGGCGGCGGCGGTGCGGCTGCTGCGGGAGCAGTGTCTCTTCACGGcggagcagctgagggaggtgctggggaccTGCCCCGCCGTGCTGCTGGAGGAACCGCGCAGCCTCCACCACCACTTCCAG TACGCGTACTTCAGGATGGGGGTCCAGCAGAAGGAGATGGTGAAGGCCCGCCTTTTCCGAATGCCCTTTGCCGAGCTCAGGAACCGGCACATCTTCCTGGAGCGCCGGGGACTCTACCAGACCCCGCACAAAGGCCAGACCCAAACCAGTAACCCGAAACTAAAGGACATCCTTCAGCTCCCCGAAAAAGACTTCCTGGCCAGCCTGGCCCGCTCCACTCCAGAGGAGTACGAGGTCTTCAAGAAGCTGCTGGCtcgagaggaggaggaagaggcgaaggaagaggaggatggagaggaggacAGGGATGCACTATATGCAGAGGACGATGAAGACTTGGACAAGTGA